A single window of Nasonia vitripennis strain AsymCx chromosome 4, Nvit_psr_1.1, whole genome shotgun sequence DNA harbors:
- the LOC100678084 gene encoding ATP-dependent RNA helicase DBP2 has translation MKFLCFLLLILVAVLSICNAQFGGYGQGGYGGGGRGGFGGNMGRGGYGNGGRGGFGGNMGRGGLGGPGGSGGFRGYGK, from the exons atgaaGTTCCTTTGCTTCTTGCTTCTTATCTTAGTAGCTGTACTAAGCATTTGTAACGCTCAGTTTG GTGGATATGGCCAAGGAGGATACGGTGGCGGCGGCCGTGGAGGTTTTGGAGGTAACATGGGTAGAGGAGGATACGGTAACGGTGGCCGTGGAGGTTTTGGAGGTAACATGGGTAGAGGAGGTCTTGGGGGTCCTGGAGGCTCCGGTGGTTTCAGAG GTTATGGAAAGTAA
- the LOC100678114 gene encoding proteoglycan 4-like isoform X2 — protein MLPSIGATLALIAFSTVCARAFPAANAIAGAGGIAAATATNTNGIASANAISLGNGGSSDATKGLADLARLLSLNLNNPPSDKKDPDSEIIPEDLMPDKKRDVSALPPSENETKNPKAESLEDSTTPDSDNADQLKDDEDNQSSEKPYVGSRNAEPDKNNNKPSEENTEPPKDSEDFTKETPTSDSPSTTVEPQSDQSEEHKITTRSPGNPDPKLGSDTSNEEPQNDQAQPPKPQQKNKPSNKNKATTPGPEDDDNAEEEPKDEKPEDSDDESPDEPEDPPKPKSAPSESEKRPPNKPKKSKPTTPAPENDDNAEEEPEDVKQEDGDDESPDEPEDPPKPKPAPSKPAKRPQNKTKKSKPTTPAPEDYDNAEEEPEDEKQEDGDDESPDEPEDPPKPKPAPSKPAKRPSNKSKKSKTTTPAPKDDDAEEKPEDEKPEDGDDESPDEPEETPKPKPAPSKPAKRPPNKPKKSKPTTPAPKDDDVEEEPEDEKPEDGDDESLDEPEDPSTLKPALSKPANRPQNKPKKSKPTTPAPKDDDAEEEPEDEKPEDSDDESPDEPEETPKPKPAPSKPAKRPPNKPKKSKPTTPAPKDDDAEEEPEDEKPEDGDDESLDEPEDPSTLKPALSKPANRPQNKPKKSKPTTPAPEDYDNAEEEPEDEKQEDGDDESPDKSEDPPKPKAAPSKPAKRPPNKPKKSKPTTPAPKNDDVEEEPEDEKPEDSDDESPDKSEDPPKPKAAPSKPAKRPPNKPKKSKPTTPAPKDDDAEEEPEDEKQEDGDNESPDEPEDPPKSKPAPNKPAKRPPNKPKKSKPTTPAPKDDDAEEEPEDEKPEDSDNESPDKSKDPPKPKATPSKPANRPPNKTKKSKPTTPAPKDDDAEEEPKDEKPEDSDNESPAEPEDPPKSKPAPNKPAKRPLNKPKKSKPTTPAPKDDDAEEEPEDEKPEDSDDELPEDPPKKSPPKKPAKQRPQNKPLNENKTTQAPESDESKEQDDSNESPEDSDSPQIQRPSKKPQENKNRPNAPGNPTNSNKNKPTTEAPEIDSSEESEEVENPEPTPKPKNKPKSPKPKNKPSSKNKPTTESPKDDSEENTDDATEEPPVPPKRPTKKPPKAPSTPRPKRPQEKKKPTTTTEPPPEDANDYDEPEEDVLEQTSPPQTPKPPKKKPSNKKPTTPQPPVDINSRNFPDYDEDNNDTKNPNEDGQDENTNPDDKGDDGQYHPEDPDDNGWQGAYNPGPNEGEPEGDASETPNGKKHKPKKPKPTQKPSDPFAPEEFNPEDIFKGVGGFRDDVEKGGPESKPNPFWPLPMHSVRIPSMGFPFHPPRGYPPFPGMPMPMNPFFPPRMNPGNPPYPNDPENKSDENSEKNDDVPKIKIKFSSNPFLSGLINPLIKSLPSPQSSGPMKGDEPSTGNPFIIKRAPEDHDHESEDEPCGCEEGQSGVPVLRIRSSWPMMSRSISSDY, from the exons ATGCTTCCTTCTATCGGGGCCACCCTGGCCCTGATTGCCTTTTCGACTGTCTGTGCTCGGGCATTTCCTgcag CTAACGCGATAGCCGGAGCTGGAGGAATCGCTGCTGCGACTGCAACTAATACGAACGGAATTGCTAGTGCTAATGCCATTTCACTCGGCAATGGAGGATCCTCTGATGCCACCAAGGGACTTGCAGATCTTGCTCGTTTACTTagtttgaatttaaataatccTCCAAGCGATAAAAAGGATCCAGACTCAGAAATAATACCAGAGGATTTGATGCCTGATAAAAAACGAGATGTAAGTGCCCTACCTCCAAGTgaaaatgaaacaaaaaatccaAAAGCAGAAAGCCTTGAAGATTCTACCACGCCGGATAGCGATAATGCAGATCAGTTGAAAGATGATGAAGACAATCAATCTTCAGAAAAACCTTACGTAGGTTCCAGGAATGCAGAACCAGACAAAAACAACAATAAGCCGAGTGAAGAAAATACAGAACCACCTAAAGATTCAGAAGATTTTACGAAGGAAACCCCAACCAGTGATAGTCCATCAACAACTGTAGAACCACAAAGCGATCAATCAGAAGAACACAAAATCACTACAAGATCTCCTGGAAACCCTGATCCCAAACTAGGTTCTGATACTTCGAACGAGGAACCACAGAATGACCAAGCACAGCCACCCAAACCACAACAGAAGAATAAGCCGTCTAATAAAAACAAAGCAACGACTCCAGGACCAGAGGATGATGATAATGCCGAAGAAGAACCAAAAGATGAAAAACCGGAGGACAGCGATGATGAGTCGCCTGATGAGCCAGAGGATCCTCCTAAGCCCAAATCAGCTCCCAGTGAATCGGAAAAGCGGCCACCAAATAAACCTAAGAAAAGTAAACCAACTACTCCAGCACCAGAGAATGATGATAATGCGGAGGAAGAACCAGAAGATGTGAAACAAGAGGACGGCGATGATGAGTCGCCTGATGAGCCAGAGGATCCTCCTAAGCCCAAACCAGCTCCCAGTAAACCGGCAAAGCggccacaaaataaaactaagaAAAGTAAACCGACCACCCCAGCACCAGAGGATTATGATAATGCGGAGGAAGAACCAGAAGATGAAAAACAAGAGGACGGCGATGATGAGTCGCCTGATGAGCCAGAGGATCCTCCTAAGCCCAAACCAGCTCCCAGTAAACCGGCAAAGCGGCCATCAAATAAATCGAAGAAAAGTAAAACGACTACTCCAGCACCAAAGGATGATGATGCCGAGGAAAAACCAGAGGATGAAAAACCGGAGGACGGCGATGATGAGTCGCCTGATGAGCCAGAGGAAACTCCTAAGCCCAAACCAGCTCCCAGTAAACCAGCAAAGCGGCCACCAAATAAACCTAAGAAAAGTAAACCGACCACTCCAGCACCAAAAGATGATGATGTCGAGGAAGAACCAGAAGATGAAAAACCGGAGGACGGCGATGATGAGTCCCTTGATGAGCCAGAGGATCCTTCTACGCTCAAACCAGCTCTCAGTAAACCGGCAAATCGGCCACAAAATAAACCTAAGAAAAGTAAACCAACCACTCCAGCCCCAAAAGATGATGATGCCGAGGAAGAACCAGAAGATGAAAAGCCGGAGGACAGTGATGATGAGTCGCCTGATGAGCCAGAGGAAACTCCTAAGCCCAAACCAGCTCCCAGTAAACCAGCAAAGCGGCCACCAAATAAACCTAAGAAAAGTAAACCGACCACTCCAGCCCCAAAAGATGATGATGCCGAGGAAGAACCAGAAGATGAAAAACCGGAGGACGGCGATGATGAGTCCCTTGATGAGCCAGAGGATCCTTCTACGCTCAAACCAGCTCTCAGTAAACCGGCAAATCGGCCACAAAATAAACCTAAGAAAAGTAAACCGACCACCCCAGCACCAGAGGATTATGATAATGCGGAGGAAGAACCAGAAGATGAAAAACAAGAGGACGGCGATGATGAGTCGCCTGATAAATCAGAGGATCCACCTAAGCCTAAAGCAGCTCCCAGTAAACCGGCAAAGCGGCCACCAAATAAACCTAAGAAAAGTAAACCGACTACTCCAGCACCAAAAAATGATGATGTCGAGGAAGAACCAGAAGATGAAAAACCAGAGGATAGCGATGATGAGTCGCCTGATAAATCAGAGGATCCACCTAAGCCTAAAGCAGCTCCCAGTAAACCGGCAAAGCGGCCACCAAATAAACCTAAGAAAAGTAAACCGACTACTCCAGCACCAAAAGATGATGATGCCGAGGAAGAACCAGAAGATGAAAAACAAGAGGACGGCGATAATGAGTCGCCTGATGAGCCAGAGGATCCTCCTAAGTCCAAACCAGCTCCCAATAAGCCGGCAAAGCGGCCACCAAATAAACCTAAGAAAAGTAAACCAACCACTCCAGCCCCAAAAGATGATGATGCCGAGGAAGAACCAGAAGATGAAAAACCAGAGGATAGCGATAATGAGTCGCCTGATAAATCAAAGGATCCACCTAAGCCTAAAGCAACTCCCAGTAAACCGGCAAACCGGCCACCAAATAAAACTAAGAAAAGTAAACCGACTACTCCAGCACCAAAAGATGATGATGCCGAGGAAGAACCAAAAGATGAAAAACCAGAGGATAGCGATAATGAGTCGCCTGCTGAGCCAGAGGATCCTCCTAAGTCCAAACCAGCTCCCAATAAGCCGGCAAAGCGGCCACTAAATAAACCTAAGAAAAGTAAACCGACTACTCCAGCACCAAAGGATGATGATGCCGAGGAAGAACCAGAAGATGAAAAGCCGGAGGACAGTGATGATGAGTTGCCTGAAGATCCTCCGAAAAAATCACCTCCAAAAAAACCAGCAAAACAACGACCTCAGAACAAACCTTTAAATGAGAATAAGACGACACAGGCTCCTGAGAGTGATGAATCTAAGGAGCAAGACGACAGCAATGAATCTCCGGAAGACTCTGATTCTCCTCAAATTCAGCGACCCTCAAAGAAGCcccaagaaaataaaaatcgccCTAATGCACCGGGAAACCCGACAAATTCGAACAAAAATAAACCAACAACCGAAGCTCCTGAAATAGATTCATCAGAAGAATCTGAAGAAGTCGAAAATCCTGAACCAACGCCAAAGCCTAAAAATAAACCAAAATCGCCAAAACCTAAAAATAAGCCATCAAGTAAAAATAAACCAACCACTGAATCACCTAAAGATGATTCTGAGGAAAATACTGATGACGCAACGGAAGAACCACCTGTACCACCGAAGAGGCCAACTAAAAAACCACCGAAAGCCCCTTCAACTCCAAGGCCAAAACGACcacaagaaaaaaagaaacctaCAACAACTACTGAACCTCCACCAGAAGATGCGAATGATTACGATGAACCAGAAGAAGATGTGCTAGAACAAACGTCACCTCCCCAAACTCCGAAACCACCGAAAAAGAAACCATCCAACAAAAAACCAACTACACCTCAACCACCAGTCGACATCAATAGTCGTAATTTTCCAGATTATGACGAGGACAATAATGATACGAAAAATCCTAACGAGGATGGGCAGGACGAAAACACTAACCCTGATGATAAGGGAGATGATGGACAGTATCATCCAGAAGATCCAGATGATAACGGATGGCAAGGTGCTTACAATCCTGGTCCAAACGAAGGTGAACCGGAAGGCGATGCCAGTGAAACACCAAACGGTAAAAAACATAAGCCAAAGAAGCCCAAACCAACCCAGAAACCTTCGGATCCGTTTGCTCCAGAAGAATTTAATCCCGAAGATATTTTCAAAGGTGTTGGCGGTTTTAGAGATGATGTAGAGAAAGGTGGTCCAGAAAGTAAACCAAATCCTTTTTGGCCTTTACCCATGCATTCTGTAAGAATTCCCTCCATGGGATTCCCCTTTCATCCACCTCGGGGATACCCCCCTTTCCCTGGTATGCCTATGCCTATGAATCCTTTTTTCCCGCCACGCATGAATCCAGGAAACCCACCTTATCCCAACGATCCCGAAAATAAATCAGatgaaaattctgaaaaaaatgacgatgttcctaaaattaaaatcaaattttcatcaaatcCTTTTCTTTCTGGTTTAATTAACCCACTTATAAAAAGTTTACCTTCGCCCCAAAGCTCTGGGCCTATGAAAGGCGATGAGCCTTCAACGGGCAATCCTTTTATCATTAAGAGAGCACCAGAGGATCATGATCATGAAAGTGAAGACGAACCTTGTGGATGTGAAGAAGGTCAATCTGGAgtgccagttttgagaatacGATCGTCATGGCCCATGATGTCTCGAAGTATTTCAAGTGActactaa
- the LOC100678114 gene encoding proteoglycan 4-like isoform X1, which yields MLPSIGATLALIAFSTVCARAFPAGDSKDGPQAAIANAIAGAGGIAAATATNTNGIASANAISLGNGGSSDATKGLADLARLLSLNLNNPPSDKKDPDSEIIPEDLMPDKKRDVSALPPSENETKNPKAESLEDSTTPDSDNADQLKDDEDNQSSEKPYVGSRNAEPDKNNNKPSEENTEPPKDSEDFTKETPTSDSPSTTVEPQSDQSEEHKITTRSPGNPDPKLGSDTSNEEPQNDQAQPPKPQQKNKPSNKNKATTPGPEDDDNAEEEPKDEKPEDSDDESPDEPEDPPKPKSAPSESEKRPPNKPKKSKPTTPAPENDDNAEEEPEDVKQEDGDDESPDEPEDPPKPKPAPSKPAKRPQNKTKKSKPTTPAPEDYDNAEEEPEDEKQEDGDDESPDEPEDPPKPKPAPSKPAKRPSNKSKKSKTTTPAPKDDDAEEKPEDEKPEDGDDESPDEPEETPKPKPAPSKPAKRPPNKPKKSKPTTPAPKDDDVEEEPEDEKPEDGDDESLDEPEDPSTLKPALSKPANRPQNKPKKSKPTTPAPKDDDAEEEPEDEKPEDSDDESPDEPEETPKPKPAPSKPAKRPPNKPKKSKPTTPAPKDDDAEEEPEDEKPEDGDDESLDEPEDPSTLKPALSKPANRPQNKPKKSKPTTPAPEDYDNAEEEPEDEKQEDGDDESPDKSEDPPKPKAAPSKPAKRPPNKPKKSKPTTPAPKNDDVEEEPEDEKPEDSDDESPDKSEDPPKPKAAPSKPAKRPPNKPKKSKPTTPAPKDDDAEEEPEDEKQEDGDNESPDEPEDPPKSKPAPNKPAKRPPNKPKKSKPTTPAPKDDDAEEEPEDEKPEDSDNESPDKSKDPPKPKATPSKPANRPPNKTKKSKPTTPAPKDDDAEEEPKDEKPEDSDNESPAEPEDPPKSKPAPNKPAKRPLNKPKKSKPTTPAPKDDDAEEEPEDEKPEDSDDELPEDPPKKSPPKKPAKQRPQNKPLNENKTTQAPESDESKEQDDSNESPEDSDSPQIQRPSKKPQENKNRPNAPGNPTNSNKNKPTTEAPEIDSSEESEEVENPEPTPKPKNKPKSPKPKNKPSSKNKPTTESPKDDSEENTDDATEEPPVPPKRPTKKPPKAPSTPRPKRPQEKKKPTTTTEPPPEDANDYDEPEEDVLEQTSPPQTPKPPKKKPSNKKPTTPQPPVDINSRNFPDYDEDNNDTKNPNEDGQDENTNPDDKGDDGQYHPEDPDDNGWQGAYNPGPNEGEPEGDASETPNGKKHKPKKPKPTQKPSDPFAPEEFNPEDIFKGVGGFRDDVEKGGPESKPNPFWPLPMHSVRIPSMGFPFHPPRGYPPFPGMPMPMNPFFPPRMNPGNPPYPNDPENKSDENSEKNDDVPKIKIKFSSNPFLSGLINPLIKSLPSPQSSGPMKGDEPSTGNPFIIKRAPEDHDHESEDEPCGCEEGQSGVPVLRIRSSWPMMSRSISSDY from the exons ATGCTTCCTTCTATCGGGGCCACCCTGGCCCTGATTGCCTTTTCGACTGTCTGTGCTCGGGCATTTCCTgcag GGGATTCCAAGGACGGGCCGCAAGCTGCTATTG CTAACGCGATAGCCGGAGCTGGAGGAATCGCTGCTGCGACTGCAACTAATACGAACGGAATTGCTAGTGCTAATGCCATTTCACTCGGCAATGGAGGATCCTCTGATGCCACCAAGGGACTTGCAGATCTTGCTCGTTTACTTagtttgaatttaaataatccTCCAAGCGATAAAAAGGATCCAGACTCAGAAATAATACCAGAGGATTTGATGCCTGATAAAAAACGAGATGTAAGTGCCCTACCTCCAAGTgaaaatgaaacaaaaaatccaAAAGCAGAAAGCCTTGAAGATTCTACCACGCCGGATAGCGATAATGCAGATCAGTTGAAAGATGATGAAGACAATCAATCTTCAGAAAAACCTTACGTAGGTTCCAGGAATGCAGAACCAGACAAAAACAACAATAAGCCGAGTGAAGAAAATACAGAACCACCTAAAGATTCAGAAGATTTTACGAAGGAAACCCCAACCAGTGATAGTCCATCAACAACTGTAGAACCACAAAGCGATCAATCAGAAGAACACAAAATCACTACAAGATCTCCTGGAAACCCTGATCCCAAACTAGGTTCTGATACTTCGAACGAGGAACCACAGAATGACCAAGCACAGCCACCCAAACCACAACAGAAGAATAAGCCGTCTAATAAAAACAAAGCAACGACTCCAGGACCAGAGGATGATGATAATGCCGAAGAAGAACCAAAAGATGAAAAACCGGAGGACAGCGATGATGAGTCGCCTGATGAGCCAGAGGATCCTCCTAAGCCCAAATCAGCTCCCAGTGAATCGGAAAAGCGGCCACCAAATAAACCTAAGAAAAGTAAACCAACTACTCCAGCACCAGAGAATGATGATAATGCGGAGGAAGAACCAGAAGATGTGAAACAAGAGGACGGCGATGATGAGTCGCCTGATGAGCCAGAGGATCCTCCTAAGCCCAAACCAGCTCCCAGTAAACCGGCAAAGCggccacaaaataaaactaagaAAAGTAAACCGACCACCCCAGCACCAGAGGATTATGATAATGCGGAGGAAGAACCAGAAGATGAAAAACAAGAGGACGGCGATGATGAGTCGCCTGATGAGCCAGAGGATCCTCCTAAGCCCAAACCAGCTCCCAGTAAACCGGCAAAGCGGCCATCAAATAAATCGAAGAAAAGTAAAACGACTACTCCAGCACCAAAGGATGATGATGCCGAGGAAAAACCAGAGGATGAAAAACCGGAGGACGGCGATGATGAGTCGCCTGATGAGCCAGAGGAAACTCCTAAGCCCAAACCAGCTCCCAGTAAACCAGCAAAGCGGCCACCAAATAAACCTAAGAAAAGTAAACCGACCACTCCAGCACCAAAAGATGATGATGTCGAGGAAGAACCAGAAGATGAAAAACCGGAGGACGGCGATGATGAGTCCCTTGATGAGCCAGAGGATCCTTCTACGCTCAAACCAGCTCTCAGTAAACCGGCAAATCGGCCACAAAATAAACCTAAGAAAAGTAAACCAACCACTCCAGCCCCAAAAGATGATGATGCCGAGGAAGAACCAGAAGATGAAAAGCCGGAGGACAGTGATGATGAGTCGCCTGATGAGCCAGAGGAAACTCCTAAGCCCAAACCAGCTCCCAGTAAACCAGCAAAGCGGCCACCAAATAAACCTAAGAAAAGTAAACCGACCACTCCAGCCCCAAAAGATGATGATGCCGAGGAAGAACCAGAAGATGAAAAACCGGAGGACGGCGATGATGAGTCCCTTGATGAGCCAGAGGATCCTTCTACGCTCAAACCAGCTCTCAGTAAACCGGCAAATCGGCCACAAAATAAACCTAAGAAAAGTAAACCGACCACCCCAGCACCAGAGGATTATGATAATGCGGAGGAAGAACCAGAAGATGAAAAACAAGAGGACGGCGATGATGAGTCGCCTGATAAATCAGAGGATCCACCTAAGCCTAAAGCAGCTCCCAGTAAACCGGCAAAGCGGCCACCAAATAAACCTAAGAAAAGTAAACCGACTACTCCAGCACCAAAAAATGATGATGTCGAGGAAGAACCAGAAGATGAAAAACCAGAGGATAGCGATGATGAGTCGCCTGATAAATCAGAGGATCCACCTAAGCCTAAAGCAGCTCCCAGTAAACCGGCAAAGCGGCCACCAAATAAACCTAAGAAAAGTAAACCGACTACTCCAGCACCAAAAGATGATGATGCCGAGGAAGAACCAGAAGATGAAAAACAAGAGGACGGCGATAATGAGTCGCCTGATGAGCCAGAGGATCCTCCTAAGTCCAAACCAGCTCCCAATAAGCCGGCAAAGCGGCCACCAAATAAACCTAAGAAAAGTAAACCAACCACTCCAGCCCCAAAAGATGATGATGCCGAGGAAGAACCAGAAGATGAAAAACCAGAGGATAGCGATAATGAGTCGCCTGATAAATCAAAGGATCCACCTAAGCCTAAAGCAACTCCCAGTAAACCGGCAAACCGGCCACCAAATAAAACTAAGAAAAGTAAACCGACTACTCCAGCACCAAAAGATGATGATGCCGAGGAAGAACCAAAAGATGAAAAACCAGAGGATAGCGATAATGAGTCGCCTGCTGAGCCAGAGGATCCTCCTAAGTCCAAACCAGCTCCCAATAAGCCGGCAAAGCGGCCACTAAATAAACCTAAGAAAAGTAAACCGACTACTCCAGCACCAAAGGATGATGATGCCGAGGAAGAACCAGAAGATGAAAAGCCGGAGGACAGTGATGATGAGTTGCCTGAAGATCCTCCGAAAAAATCACCTCCAAAAAAACCAGCAAAACAACGACCTCAGAACAAACCTTTAAATGAGAATAAGACGACACAGGCTCCTGAGAGTGATGAATCTAAGGAGCAAGACGACAGCAATGAATCTCCGGAAGACTCTGATTCTCCTCAAATTCAGCGACCCTCAAAGAAGCcccaagaaaataaaaatcgccCTAATGCACCGGGAAACCCGACAAATTCGAACAAAAATAAACCAACAACCGAAGCTCCTGAAATAGATTCATCAGAAGAATCTGAAGAAGTCGAAAATCCTGAACCAACGCCAAAGCCTAAAAATAAACCAAAATCGCCAAAACCTAAAAATAAGCCATCAAGTAAAAATAAACCAACCACTGAATCACCTAAAGATGATTCTGAGGAAAATACTGATGACGCAACGGAAGAACCACCTGTACCACCGAAGAGGCCAACTAAAAAACCACCGAAAGCCCCTTCAACTCCAAGGCCAAAACGACcacaagaaaaaaagaaacctaCAACAACTACTGAACCTCCACCAGAAGATGCGAATGATTACGATGAACCAGAAGAAGATGTGCTAGAACAAACGTCACCTCCCCAAACTCCGAAACCACCGAAAAAGAAACCATCCAACAAAAAACCAACTACACCTCAACCACCAGTCGACATCAATAGTCGTAATTTTCCAGATTATGACGAGGACAATAATGATACGAAAAATCCTAACGAGGATGGGCAGGACGAAAACACTAACCCTGATGATAAGGGAGATGATGGACAGTATCATCCAGAAGATCCAGATGATAACGGATGGCAAGGTGCTTACAATCCTGGTCCAAACGAAGGTGAACCGGAAGGCGATGCCAGTGAAACACCAAACGGTAAAAAACATAAGCCAAAGAAGCCCAAACCAACCCAGAAACCTTCGGATCCGTTTGCTCCAGAAGAATTTAATCCCGAAGATATTTTCAAAGGTGTTGGCGGTTTTAGAGATGATGTAGAGAAAGGTGGTCCAGAAAGTAAACCAAATCCTTTTTGGCCTTTACCCATGCATTCTGTAAGAATTCCCTCCATGGGATTCCCCTTTCATCCACCTCGGGGATACCCCCCTTTCCCTGGTATGCCTATGCCTATGAATCCTTTTTTCCCGCCACGCATGAATCCAGGAAACCCACCTTATCCCAACGATCCCGAAAATAAATCAGatgaaaattctgaaaaaaatgacgatgttcctaaaattaaaatcaaattttcatcaaatcCTTTTCTTTCTGGTTTAATTAACCCACTTATAAAAAGTTTACCTTCGCCCCAAAGCTCTGGGCCTATGAAAGGCGATGAGCCTTCAACGGGCAATCCTTTTATCATTAAGAGAGCACCAGAGGATCATGATCATGAAAGTGAAGACGAACCTTGTGGATGTGAAGAAGGTCAATCTGGAgtgccagttttgagaatacGATCGTCATGGCCCATGATGTCTCGAAGTATTTCAAGTGActactaa